The following are from one region of the Etheostoma spectabile isolate EspeVRDwgs_2016 chromosome 15, UIUC_Espe_1.0, whole genome shotgun sequence genome:
- the mmd gene encoding monocyte to macrophage differentiation factor isoform X1, with the protein MLGFDLHRTRLARFMNRRASANCRYQPTCYEHAANCYTHALLIVPAFVGMALLHRLSDNGWERITAWVYGMGLCALFLVSTVFHIITWKKSHMRSMEHCFHVCDRVVIYFFIAASYTPWLNLRELGPLAAHMRWFVWFMAAAGTIYVFNYHEKYKVVELAFYLMMGFFPASVITSMSNTEGLQELACGGLIYCLGVFFFKSDGRIPFAHAIWHVFVALAAAVHYYAIWKYLYKAPSADPLHRS; encoded by the exons ATGCTAGGATTTGACCTACACAGGACCAGACTTGCACG gtTTATGAACAGACGGGCCTCAGCTAACTGCCGCTACCAGCCCACCTGCTATGAGCATGCTGCAAACTGCTACACCCATGCA CTCCTCATCGTGCCAGCCTTTGTGGGCATGGCGTTGCTGCATCGTCTGTCAGACAACGGCTGGGAGAGGATCACAGCCTGGGTGTACGGAATGGGTCTCTGTGCCCTCTTCCTGGTCTCCACTGTGTTTCATATCATCACCTGGAAGAAGAGCCACATGAG GTCCATGGAACACTGTTTCCACGTGTGTGACAGAGTGGTCATCTATTTCTTCATTGCTGCCTCCTACACACCTTG GTTGAACCTTCGTGAACTTGGCCCTCTGGCAGCACACATGCGCTGGTTTGTGTGGTTCATGGCTGCTGCTGGAACCATATATGTTTTCAACTACCATGAAAA GTATAAAGTTGTGGAGCTGGCCTTCTACTTGATGATGGGCTTTTTCCCTGCATCAGTCATAACATCAATG AGCAACACGGAGGGCCTCCAGGAGCTGGCCTGCGGTGGACTCATCTACTGCCTCGGTGTGTTTTTCTTCAAGAGCGACGGCCGCATCCCCTTCGCCCACGCCATCTGGCACGTATTTGTGGCGCTGGCTGCGGCCGTGCACTACTACGCCATCTGGAAATACCTCTACAAGGCCCCCAGCGCAGACCCCCTCCACCGGTCGTGA
- the mmd gene encoding monocyte to macrophage differentiation factor isoform X2: MKRVNSFQRFMNRRASANCRYQPTCYEHAANCYTHALLIVPAFVGMALLHRLSDNGWERITAWVYGMGLCALFLVSTVFHIITWKKSHMRSMEHCFHVCDRVVIYFFIAASYTPWLNLRELGPLAAHMRWFVWFMAAAGTIYVFNYHEKYKVVELAFYLMMGFFPASVITSMSNTEGLQELACGGLIYCLGVFFFKSDGRIPFAHAIWHVFVALAAAVHYYAIWKYLYKAPSADPLHRS, translated from the exons ATGAAGAGAGTAAACAGCTTTCAGAG gtTTATGAACAGACGGGCCTCAGCTAACTGCCGCTACCAGCCCACCTGCTATGAGCATGCTGCAAACTGCTACACCCATGCA CTCCTCATCGTGCCAGCCTTTGTGGGCATGGCGTTGCTGCATCGTCTGTCAGACAACGGCTGGGAGAGGATCACAGCCTGGGTGTACGGAATGGGTCTCTGTGCCCTCTTCCTGGTCTCCACTGTGTTTCATATCATCACCTGGAAGAAGAGCCACATGAG GTCCATGGAACACTGTTTCCACGTGTGTGACAGAGTGGTCATCTATTTCTTCATTGCTGCCTCCTACACACCTTG GTTGAACCTTCGTGAACTTGGCCCTCTGGCAGCACACATGCGCTGGTTTGTGTGGTTCATGGCTGCTGCTGGAACCATATATGTTTTCAACTACCATGAAAA GTATAAAGTTGTGGAGCTGGCCTTCTACTTGATGATGGGCTTTTTCCCTGCATCAGTCATAACATCAATG AGCAACACGGAGGGCCTCCAGGAGCTGGCCTGCGGTGGACTCATCTACTGCCTCGGTGTGTTTTTCTTCAAGAGCGACGGCCGCATCCCCTTCGCCCACGCCATCTGGCACGTATTTGTGGCGCTGGCTGCGGCCGTGCACTACTACGCCATCTGGAAATACCTCTACAAGGCCCCCAGCGCAGACCCCCTCCACCGGTCGTGA